Proteins encoded within one genomic window of Malassezia restricta chromosome VII, complete sequence:
- a CDS encoding fatty acid desaturase, producing the protein MVSDATEKAADKKRYAPRKAKLYDSEKLYQYKVPDFSMQDLLSAIPAHCFHRSTLFSSMYMLVDFLQAALLFYCASWIDPLTENLQWSLLSLSPETSRSFLRIGLWSVYGFMQGLVFTGFWVIAHECGHQAFSPSKNVNNTVGWILHSALLVPYHSWRISHARHHAGTGHMTRDEVFVPSTREERGLLPLHPANDDSPVETKNTTWGEWIGELLEDAPLFNLIELLIQQLLGWQLYLLTNLSGQKHYPKYTNHFLPSSVIFAKHHRDQVLVSDLGIALMSCLLCFWAHKATNGWFDVFRYYIVPYMWTNHWLVMITYLQHTDIRLPHYHASMWTFPRGALCTIDRNWLGFVGPWFFHGIAETHVLHHVCSKIPHYHAWEATEALKARIGPHYMKSTENVFVTLWKTIRNCRYVEKEPVTFYRNADGVPGSVAVYSAGTDSGVALSE; encoded by the coding sequence ATGGTGTCGGATGCCACGGAAAAAGCTGCGGATAAAAAGCGCTACGCGCCACGTAAAGCCAAGCTGTACGACTCCGAGAAATTATACCAGTACAAAGTCCCCGATTTCTCGATGCAGGATCTGCTCTCTGCGATTCCAGCACATTGCTTTCATCGCTCAACGCTCTTTTCCTCCATGTATATGTTAGTTGACTTTCTTCAGGCTGCGCTGCTATTTTACTGTGCTTCCTGGATCGATCCGCTCACTGAAAATTTGCAGTGGTCCCTGCTATCTCTTTCTCCAGAAACGTCCCGTTCTTTCCTCCGCATTGGCCTATGGAGTGTGTATGGTTTCATGCAGGGTCTGGTTTTTACTGGTTTCTGGGTCATTGCGCACGAATGTGGTCACCAGGCATTTAGTCCTAGCAAGAATGTGAACAACACAGTTGGCTGGATCCTTCATTccgcgctgctcgtgccgtACCATTCGTGGCGTATTtcgcatgctcggcaccATGCAGGAACGGGACACATGACACGCGATGAAGTTTTCGTTCCGTCCACGCGTGAAGAGCGTGGTCTGCTTCCGCTGCATCCTGCGAATGATGACAGTCCTGTTGAAACGAAAAATACGACTTGGGGCGAATGGATAGGAGAGTTGCTTGAGGATGCACCGCTGTTCAACTTAATAGAGCTgctgatccagcagctgcttggCTGGCAGCTTTATCTTCTGACGAATCTGTCTGGTCAAAAGCATTATCCCAAGTACACGAATCACTTCCTGCCTAGCTCAGTGATCTTTGCGAAGCACCATCGTGACCAAGTTCTTGTGTCAGATCTTGGCATTGCGCTTATGTCTTGTTTGTTATGCTTCTGGGCCCATAAGGCCACCAACGGCTGGTTCGATGTGTTCCGTTATTACATCGTGCCGTACATGTGGACGAACCACTGGCTTGTGATGATCACGTATCTTCAGCATACGGATATCAGGTTGCCACATTACCATGCTTCCATGTGGACGTttcctcgaggcgcatTGTGCACCATCGATCGCAACTGGCTTGGTTTCGTTGGCCCATGGTTCTTCCACGGCATTGCCGAGACACACGTTTTGCACCACGTGTGCAGCAAAATTCCCCATTACCATGCATGGGAAGCCACAGAGGCACTCAAGGCCCGTATTGGTCCACACTATATGAAGTCTACAGAAAATGTGTTTGTGACGCTTTGGAAGACGATACGGAACTGCCGCTATGTTGAAAAGGAGCCGGTGACATTCTACCGTAATGCTGATGGTGTGCCTGGTAGTGTAGCTGTGTACTCAGCTGGTACCGATTCTGGTGTAGCTCTTTCCGAGTAG
- a CDS encoding lariat debranching enzyme, translating to MGAAGCVNVEGITIAAASGIYKQRDYSRGRYEQQPYSPDDLRSVYHTRQFDITKLGLLSRPDIFMSHDWPNGVEQFGDTESLIRCKPFFREEIQTSTLGSPPLQALLHDLQPRYWFSAHLHVRFTATVVHGAAPLKTSIAESNPESIPLGDEEEEPRIPTQTTNFLALGKCASRNEYLHFFDISSPRDDFLREQTEQRPDLTLEFNRDWLAITRATQEYFTFHRRQTPLPSPRDPALLARVEQERDAIDVKARNIGPAFFCIRRMQPFQRTALTQNEIKTLPASSYIFSNPQTEAFCQLVGIPNLINTRTPYLPQGKSKETNASEEIARIRAMAHERKRRRRAGS from the exons ATGGGTGCCGCGGGCTGTGTGAATGTTGAAGGGATCACTattgctgctgcttctGGTATATACAAACAGCGAGACTACTCCCGGGGACGGTACGAGCAACAGCCATATTCCCCCGACGATCTGAGGAGCGTGTATCATACGCGGCAATTCGATATAACTAAGCTGGGCCTCTTGAGTAGACCTGATATCTTCATGTCGCACGACTGGCCTAATGGAGTTGAGCAATTCGGCGATACGGAATCGCTGATTCGATGCAAACCGTTCTTTCGTGAAGAAATTCAGACATCTACACTGGGGTCACCGCCCTTGCAGGCACTGTTGCATGATCTACAACCACGATATTGGTTTTCGGCTCACCTTCACGTACGATTTACAGCTACAGTTGTACatggtgctgcgcctctGAAGACAAGCATCGCTGAATCAAATCCTGAATCTATACCACTGGgtgatgaagaagaagagccGAGAATTCCAACTCAAACGACAAACTTTTTGGCCCTCGGCAAATGTGCGTCTAGAAATGAGTATCTCCAT TTTTTCGATATCTCATCCCCCCGAGATGATTTTTTGAGAGAACAAACGGAGCAACGCCCCGACTTGACCCTGGAGTTCAACAGAGATTGGTTGGCAATAACAAGAGCCACACAAGAGTACTTTACATTTCATCGGAGGCAAACACCTTTGCCCTCGCCTCGAGATCCAGCTCTTCTTGCAAGAGTCGAACAGGAACGTGATGCTATTGATGTTAAAGCACGCAATATCGGTCCAGCCTTTTTTTGCATTCGCCGCATGCAACCCTTTCAACGCACAGCCCTCACTCAGAACGAAATCAAAACTCTTCCTGCCTCGAGCTACATTTTCAGTAATCCTCAAACAGAGGCATTCTGTCAACTTGTTGGCATACCCAACCTGATTAATACGCGCACACCCTATCTGCCTCAAGGCAAAAGTAAGGAAACAAACGCATCTGAAGAAATTGCTCGTATCCGCGCCATGGCCCATGAACGGAAGCGTAGGCGCCGAGCTGGCTCGTGA
- a CDS encoding cytochrome b5-like heme/steroid binding domain protein translates to MGLTPATTPTQPPKDDPMTPEELKQYNGTDDTKPVYVAVKGVIFDVSPRREMYGHGKGYAIFAGKDASRALGMSSLNPEDAVSDYSTLKPDQMKVLNDWFEYYKKRYNIVGKVVEEK, encoded by the exons ATGGGACTGACACCCGCCACGACACCAACGCA ACCGCCTAAAGATGATCCCATGACGCCAGAAGAGCTGAAGCAATACAATGGCACAGACGATACAAAGCCTGTGTATGTGGCTGTCAAAG GTGTCATTTTTGACGTGTCACCTCGCAGGGAGATGTATG GACATGGTAAAGGTTATGCGATTTTTGCCGGCAAAGATGCGTCGCGGGCTTTGGGAATGTCGAGCCTCAATCCAGAAGATGCCGTGTCAGACTATTCTACACTCAAGCCAGATCAGATGAAAGTCCTAAATGATTGG TTTGAGTATTACAAAAAG CGGTATAATATTGTGGGGAAAGTGGTCGAGGAAAAATGA
- a CDS encoding H/ACA ribonucleoprotein complex non-core subunit NAF1, whose translation MGLEQSKLRRAAPEPEQEDQVEPAPPSDVSHILATGADEQPLSSSLSAHRERVQQLRAQQASEPSTDAQVREELQRAGVLDQPDTHAQDSSSLDDSDDDANDSDSTEEEVGPVLGKHALDEAEEPGVDDSAPPKTRHEMDEDDIPVPSISQVDTQDLHKLERLGHVHSIVDNVVLVEQDKSAQESESVYDVLDSESLLCMEDGRVLGLVYETFGSVLQPMYTVRFRSNTDIDHEMVAIGRSVYFLPSNSTYVLTRSIRTKGSDASNMWDEEVAEDEVEYSDDEEEQEAKRRAKKSRSGRWQDDADPATASLGPLGPTRGQKRRGPRRPQAMAYPSVSQQGWPLPTRPWYTQSDMSTSAVPHFNPRFTEQWLFPRPSNTPFGIPAPFMPPYSPHEPSMSHDAYDPNAPGPGYTRPQ comes from the coding sequence ATGGGATTAGAGCAGTCTaagctgcgtcgtgcggcgcctGAACCAGAACAGGAGGATCAAGTAGAACCCGCGCCACCTTCAGACGTGTCACATATCCTCGCCACAGGCGCTGACGAACAGCCCCTATCTAGCTCGTTGAGTGCCCACCGTGAACGTGTGCAACAACTACGTGCACAGCAAGCATCCGAACCCTCCACTGATGCACAGGTTCGTGAAGAGCTTCAACGAGCAGGCGTGTTGGATCAACCAGATACCCATGCACAGGATTCATCATCACTGGACGActctgacgacgacgccaaCGATTCCGATTCGACAGAAGAAGAAGTGGGCCCTGTACTCGGAAAGCACGCATTGGACGAGGCTGAAGAGCCGGGCGTGGATGACTCTGCGCCGCCAAAGACTAGGCATGAGATGGACGAAGATGATATTCCCGTGCCCTCTATTTCACAAGTGGATACGCAGGATTTGCACAAATTGGAGCGTCTAGGGCATGTACACTCGATCGTGGACAATGTTGTGCTGGTCGAGCAGGATAAAAGCGCGCAGGAGTCTGAATCTGTGTATGACGTGTTGGATTCAGAGAGTCTTCTATGTATGGAAGATGGTCGTGTTCTAGGACTTGTGTACGAAACGTTTGGCTCTGTCCTCCAGCCGATGTACACGGTCCGCTTTCGGTCTAATACAGACATAGACCATGAAATGGTCGCTATTGGTCGATCTGTCTACTTTTTACCATCCAACAGTACCTATGTGCTCACTCGCTCTATTCGCACCAAAGGTAGCGATGCCAGTAATATGTGGGACGAGGAGGTGGCCGAGGACGAAGTGGAGTACAGTGATGACGAGGAGGAACAAGAAGCCAAACGCCGAGCCAAAAAGAGCCGGAGTGGCCGTTGGCAGGATGATGCAGACCCAGCTACCGCCTCTTTGGGCCCCCTCGGTCCTACGCGTGGTCAGAAGCGACGTGGTCCTAGACGCCCACAGGCCATGGCATATCCTTCCGTGTCACAGCAAGGCTGGCCTCTTCCTACGCGTCCGTGGTACACCCAAAGTGACATGTCTACTTCTGCCGTGCCACATTTCAATCCACGATTTACCGAGCAATGGCTGTTTCCACGGCCCTCCAACACACCATTTGGTATCCCAGCTCCATTCATGCCGCCCTACTCACCCCACGAGCCCAGCATGTCACACGACGCGTATGACCCAAATGCACCAGGCCCAGGCTATACACGTCCCCAGTAG